The DNA window CACAAAAATCATTCCGATTTTCAACCTTTCCCAGCAAACGTTGAATCAATTCGCATCAGAATCAATTCATTCCCTCCCCCCGCCAACCCCAGAAAGCGCTTCAAAAGCGTGACATTTTCCACGTGCAGTCCACGCAAAACACGATCTCACTCACACActccgtattttttcttctaacgTAAATAGTCTAACATTTTGGCAGCGTTTAGCAAACACCGGTTTTTACTTAGTTGGTGTTAAGTACCGCGCGCGTGCGCAAGAGCACACCACCCGTTTCGCGCGCTACGGGAACGATTTTGGTAACAATTTGGCTCAACCAAATTGCCAGCAAAAACGCGCGCAACACACCCGAGTGGTGGATTCAAGCAGACACACGCGTTCGAAACCGCAGCGAAGAGTCGACTTAAGTGACGCTCAAAGCGTCTTCCAGTATTATCCGggttatatatgtatataaatatttacatacataAGCATATATAtaatagatagatagatataACTACATGTCCCAGCTGACCCACATCTACTTATACTTATCAGTGTAGTATACTTATCAGTGTTGTCCATCATTATACCTTCGGCAGCATACATTGACGACCACTGCATCTCCGGCCGATCGGCGTTAACCGATTCTCAGCAGGTAATGGCATCTTTGTCGCTTTGCTGCAGCGTCGTTTTGCTGTGACCGGTTGCTGCAAGATGTCGATCGTTTGCACCGCTTCCCGGTGCTTCGGTACACTGTAGTGTACAgagtgttgctgctgctgcaaccaCCGTCGTCCGGCAGCTGCTGCTAATCGTCGACGCAGCAGACGTAGGGAATGAGcaggaggtggtggtggtggtggtggtgtcgtTCGTACTGGACGAGATGGTGGCACCCGTTTCGACGGGAATAATTGCCACCGTATTGGTACCATTCGTGCTGCCCATCGTTGATAcattacaaccatttttctCATTCACCTCATCCGTTTCGTTCCATTCGGATAGCGGTGGCGCTCGTATCGGGCAGCTTACATCGATGCCGTACTCATCGCATGGCTTCGCTAACATCATCTCGGTGCTACCATTACTGcagctactactaccactactagcTGCTCGGTGCATCACAGGCGATTGAATGTGCATCTTTTGTACAAATTTTTTCACACAAGACGGTGAACCTTGGCGGGACGAGAACGTAGCTGGGTGGAGCGGTGTGTTGATGCTGCCACCCCCACTACCATTAGACAATGGTATAGCGCTAGTGCCGTTACTGCCATTGCCTGCTGTCACCACCATCGCAGCATTGTGGCTGTTCGGCAGCTGATGGCTATGGTTAAGCATATGGTGCGCTGCGAAATTATTATGATGCaaatgatgctgctgatggctgTGATTGTGATTATGgttgtggtgatgatggtgatgatgatgatggtggggATAGTGATGCCCATCGTTTAGCGGTTCCACCGGTAGCGTCTTTCGGCTAACCTTGGGCGTGGTGGGCGCATCGGGAAACAGTGACCGCGACACTAAGCCACCAACGACTATtacattttccttattttcttCGGCAATCGTGGTGATATCACGCTGGCTACCCTGCATTAGCTTCACTTCCGCGGGTGaagatatttttcttccaccacctcctcctccaccgccCTCATCTACTCCACCACCTCCAGCTTCGCACCATTCTTCTTCGGTTGGCACACCGTACGGCGAGGCGATGGAGGTGACGGTTACACTATTAATGCTGCTGCTACCATCTACTACCGCCGTTAGCACTTTCTGCTTCGTATTTGTTTCTTGCAATCGTACCGGCTCAATGCCGTAGCCGTTACCGTTCTCTACCACAGCTTCGTCATTGCTGCCATTATCAATACCATTTTCATTCATCACAGCTCTGGTGTCGGTTTTATTGCTGTGTGCCGCCGAGGCACGGGCGGCCAGCATTTCCTCTCTCAAGCAAACCGTATCCTCTTTCAACCACCGATGCTCGAGACACTCGTCCACGGTTAGACGATCCCTGGGGGGAAAAAGGGAGGGATAGTTAGtagagggtttgttttttttttgcgctacgATTAATGTTCATACTTTGGCTTGATTCTTAGTGCGCTCTTGATGAAGTCGATCGCATCGCTCGATATTCCGCCGAACAAATCGTCCGGAAAGGTGAGCGAGCATTTGGTAACGTTCAGGAACGTTTCCTGCTTGCTGTCACCGCCGAACGGTGACAAACCGGTCAGCAGGACGTAGGCAACCACGCCGATTGACCAGATGTCCGTCTGCAAGGATATTGGATCGTAGTGCAGCACCTCCGGTGCTACGTAATCGGGCGTACCGACGATCTCGCAGATCTTATTCTTCTCCGCAATGAATCGAGCAATCCCAAAGTCGCACAGTTTCAAACCATCTAAAAACGTTAACCACCCGAATgggaaacagagagagagagaggaataATGACAATGAGGAGACTGGGATGGATGGTTTTAGTTGTGTTTTAATCCCATTTACCGTCAACGGATTTCCCGGCCAGTAGAATGTTTTGCGGCTTTAGGTCCAGGTGGGCGATGGATTTACTGTGCATGTGTTGCAGGGCGCGCAATATTTCGCGCATACAAACGCGCGTCGTCTGCTCCGCCAGATGGCCTTGCTCGTCGATCAGTGTCTGCAGTTCACCACCGGTCGCGCTGGAAAGTAAGTAATAGGGGGGGTGGCGGAAGAGGTTCAACACACGGTTACCGAGGGACAAACGGAACCCTTGAGGCGTGTACACTTACAGCTCCAGTATGAGGGCGATCTCTGAGCGCGTCTCGTGAACGGCCTGTAACTTCACAACATGGTCGGAGTCCGCACATAGCATCAGCACCGCTATCTCGTGATTGATTTCGCTCAGGCAACATTGCCCTCGCCTGCGCCGACGTAGAAATTTGGCTGCATAGCTAATGCCGGATTGTTTTGATACGGCGCCTCGCACAATACCGTACATACCCCTGGGTGGTACAAATAAGTACATTGATTTAGcagggggggaaaaaataaaacagacaaCCATAACTCGTTCCCACAGTGCAAATTGTTCACAATAATGAGATGTGCATGGTGTTAAGTAATACGTGTGtctgttgttttgtattgtttgcCACCGTGCGCCCATGTAGTTACTAGCTATTGTGTACTATAATACCATAATGTAATTTGTGCTGTTTTTAAACCGTTGTGCCGAATGTCTGTTCTTTTATGCGTGAACAAAATACCGGTTATAAAGGTTACCAAATGAGATTGGTTTTGGTTGCAGTACAATAATAAATATCTATCTAGACAGCTAATCAACTtcacacaataaaatatttatttatttaccattACTATTTGCCAATGAATCAGTGTCCagttaaataatttcttcaaatataaaaaaaaacaaatgtacgaAACTATGGAATACCGTGTGTGCATGCTAATTAGATAACGATATAAAACAATGTAAATAATATGTCAATAGAcatataatattaaaa is part of the Anopheles funestus chromosome X, idAnoFuneDA-416_04, whole genome shotgun sequence genome and encodes:
- the LOC125771284 gene encoding death-associated protein kinase related-like, producing MQLPQGFSHVGVGRLSISEEHLLKLKTPRDINEVYQVADTWIAKGMYGIVRGAVSKQSGISYAAKFLRRRRRGQCCLSEINHEIAVLMLCADSDHVVKLQAVHETRSEIALILELATGGELQTLIDEQGHLAEQTTRVCMREILRALQHMHSKSIAHLDLKPQNILLAGKSVDDGLKLCDFGIARFIAEKNKICEIVGTPDYVAPEVLHYDPISLQTDIWSIGVVAYVLLTGLSPFGGDSKQETFLNVTKCSLTFPDDLFGGISSDAIDFIKSALRIKPKDRLTVDECLEHRWLKEDTVCLREEMLAARASAAHSNKTDTRAVMNENGIDNGSNDEAVVENGNGYGIEPVRLQETNTKQKVLTAVVDGSSSINSVTVTSIASPYGVPTEEEWCEAGGGGVDEGGGGGGGGRKISSPAEVKLMQGSQRDITTIAEENKENVIVVGGLVSRSLFPDAPTTPKVSRKTLPVEPLNDGHHYPHHHHHHHHHHNHNHNHSHQQHHLHHNNFAAHHMLNHSHQLPNSHNAAMVVTAGNGSNGTSAIPLSNGSGGGSINTPLHPATFSSRQGSPSCVKKFVQKMHIQSPVMHRAASSGSSSCSNGSTEMMLAKPCDEYGIDVSCPIRAPPLSEWNETDEVNEKNGCNVSTMGSTNGTNTVAIIPVETGATISSSTNDTTTTTTTSCSFPTSAASTISSSCRTTVVAAAATLCTLQCTEAPGSGANDRHLAATGHSKTTLQQSDKDAITC